Proteins encoded in a region of the Scyliorhinus torazame isolate Kashiwa2021f chromosome 1, sScyTor2.1, whole genome shotgun sequence genome:
- the LOC140414478 gene encoding hydroxycarboxylic acid receptor 1-like: MDNGSCVFEKEVPASYNAPIIIVTFILGFVGNVIALWIFCFHAKCCKPNTVYLLNLAIADTLLICCLPFRADYFVRRKNWIFGDAPCRLKVFLISLNRVGSIMFLTLMAIDRYFKVVHPHHRVNKIPTRGAVKVTGAFWILAVAICSHLLAEPHNFKHDNVTYCEPFDMTQPLTPTAIWTDIVFIVFKFGLPASIILFSTSCIIWKLKQMEIESRGKYQRAVKLVIVVAAVFVLCFLPTNIAVIVVLIAKLKVPRDCKSYETAVHIFYNTLFMTYLNTVLDPVIYYFSSSTFKDALTKALAPLELNCFRSTTRRSTQRGHKREMVGGQNLNRIRDCNIGDQPQSDVTLTAASSD, from the coding sequence ATGGACAACGGGTCGTGTGTTTTTGAGAAAGAGGTTCCTGCATCCTATAATGCCCCCATAATTATTGTAACGTTTATCCTCGGATTCGTTGGAAATGTGATTGCTTTATGGATCTTCTGTTTCCATGCAAAATGCTGCAAGCCAAATACTGTTTACTTATTGAATCTGGCGATTGCAGACACTCTGTTAATCTGCTGTTTACCATTTCGAGCAGATTATTTCGTACGGAGGAAGAATTGGATCTTTGGTGATGCTCCATGTCGTCTGAAGGTATTTTTGATTTCCCTAAACCGGGTCGGGAGCATCATGTTCCTCACATTAATGGCCATCGATCGCTATTTCAAAGTGGTCCACCCTCACCACAGAGTGAACAAGATACCTACACGCGGTGCAGTGAAGGTAACAGGCGCCTTCTGGATTCTGGCAGTGGCTATCTGTTCGCACCTTTTAGCAGAACCTCACAACTTCAAGCATGACAATGTGACGTACTGTGAACCCTTTGACATGACCCAGCCTCTAACGCCGACAGCAATTTGGACAGATATCGTTTTTATTGTTTTCAAATTTGGTTTACCAGCTTCTATTATCCTGTTCTCCACGTCCTGTATAATCTGGAAGTTAAAACAGATGGAAATCGAATCGAGGGGTAAATATCAGCGAGCAGTGAAGCTTGTGATAGTTGTGGCAGCAGTTTTTGTTCTGTGTTTCTTGCCCACAAACATTGCTGTAATCGTCGTTTTAATCGCAAAGCTAAAAGTTCCCAGAGACTGCAAGTCATATGAAACAGCTGTTCATATATTTTATAATACACTATTTATGACATATctgaacacggtgctggatccagttaTTTACTACTTTTCCAGTTCGACATTTAAAGATGCTTTGACGAAAGCCCTTGCCCCTCTTGAATTAAACTGCTTCAGATCAACAACTCGTCGTTCAACACAAAGAGGACACAAAAGAGAAATGGTTGGAGGTCAAAATCTAAACAGGATCCGGGACTGTAATATCGGTGATCAACCCCAGTCagatgtgacactgactgcagcatCGAGCGATTAA